DNA from Leptospira harrisiae:
CTTGGTCCGATTCAAAAACCTTACATTTCTACTTATAGTTTGCCTACTTATACAAATGCCCTTTGTGCTTTTATTGAAATTGGATATGTGAATCGGAGCCGTGATGTCAAATACCTCACCCAAAATAAAAAAGAAACCGCTATTTCATTGGCAGTAGGAATCTATTCTTTGTTTGTTGGATTGGACGTCAAAAAAATACCTTCGCTTCCATACAATCCTAAGGGTAAAAAGGTAAACCTAGATAGATATGAAACTTATTTTGATGAAGTATTATAATCAGTCGATTCAACTATGAAGCCAAAAAAAGAATCATCAAAAGTTTTAAATCACCCTTTATTCAAAGAATTAATTTTGATGTACCAAACTTCCCTAAAGAAAAGGTACTCCGAAGAAAATTTAAAATTATATCCAGAATTTGCTTCTATCCCTCGTATCAAAATAGATCAATTGCTATATTTTTTTTTAGAATATCTATATCCTGAATATTCCAAACGAAAAGAATTAGACGCCGCCTTTGATGCGTTATCTGGATTTGTTAACCATCCAACAAAAATTTGGGGGATCCTTGGGAACTTAGCAATGTCTATCTTTCGATTTGGAAAACATTTTCCAATCGCACTCAAAGCAGGACTTGCTGCCCTTCACTCCTATGTAACGGCGCATCAGTTTGAAGAGGAACTAGTGATGGAACTCGACCGTCAGGAAAATCAAATGGAATTACTTGGTTCAGAGTTTGCGATGGATTTCCTTATCTCTAAAGTAGAAAAAGATAAAGCGGATGCATTTCGCAATGACATTGGTGGTTTATTCAAAGTGTTTTCGAATGCAGAACTCATTCGAAAGATCATTTTGATTATGGAAGATATATTGGTGAAAATGGAATCGAAAGGTGGTCTTTATACGGAAGAAGACAAAAAAGGAATTTTTCTTGGAGTTTCGATTTTAAAAGCAGGAAGGAAGATCTTTGATGATATGAAAGAAGATGAGATAACTCTTGTCTTACAAGCCATAGATAGAATCGAAGAAGATTTTTATCTAAAAGCTTGCGAGAAGAATTCGAACTAAACTACTGTTGGTACCGATGGCCGGAATCGAACCGGCATGATGTTACCATCGGTGGATTTTGAATCCACTGCGTCTACCAATTCCACCACATCGGCATAATCAGTCTTCAGCTTCGATATATTTACCTTTTCCGCGGGCCACTATTTTGCCGATCTCATTTTCTATTTCAGCACGGTTTTCTATGATTTTTTTATTCTTTTTCACAAACCATCCACGTAAGTGGAGTGGTTCGTTTACCTTTGCAGGTTGTAAGAATCGAATTGTCAATTCACCTGTAGTGGTTTCGAAATTCATCGCTTCGTTGATCTTAACCATGATTTCGTCTAAGATAGTAGAAATAATACCTGGGTGGATTTGATCCGGTAAACCTTGGTATTTTTCGGGGCAGGTGTAATCACCGAAGGCAGTTTTTGTGTCTTCGTCGAATGTGATTTTTAGCTGCAACCCGTCTGCATTGTCCGGTGAGGAAGCAAAGCTGAGATTTTTTTTCGCAACGGATTTCATGCCACCATGGAACGCAAGAATTTCTCCTATGTCAAGCAGAAAAAGAACTTGCGGTCATTTTGGCCTAAACACTTGCGTAAAATGGTGAGAAATTGAATATTCTTTGAGTCTACCTTAAGTTACTGCATAGCAAACCTCGAAAATATAGAGTAGAACCCTTTTATGTTAACCACCCTCATGATGTTACTCGGTCTTTCTGGCACAGGTGCCGACCTCAATGAAATCGCAGGTAGCGAAGGGGGAGCTAGGCCATCAGGGGATTTGAGTCCTCGCCAGAAAAGACGCATACAACAAAGGCAATCTTCGCCAGAAGAAGGACAAAGGGTAGAACCTCGCTCAAAATCCACAAAACAAGAAAAACCTTCCCGGGGTGGGCGTGGCCAAGAATTAAATTTCCAAACAGATCCCAAAGAACCTAAGTCCAAACCCAAACCACTTTCAGAAAGGTTATCTGATTTAGAATCCGATGAAGAAAACTTTGGAGAACCAGGTGGTGACAGTGGCGGATCTGATTCAAAACCAGGGCGGAAACGTCGAGAAAAACCAAAAACTCCGAAAGACATCAGCGATCTTCCGTTAGGTGAATTTGGTGAGGAAACTGGGGATTCTCCATCATCTGGTGGAAGGTCCAAAAAAGAAAGTCCTGACATTAGTTATTCCGCAGATGATATCATATCGAAAAATTCGAAGTATAGTTTCCACCGAAGGCCACTTCTCAATGCAGAGGCACTTGTGGAAGCCGAACAAGTGGAAGAAGCCATTGAGATTTTTGAAAGGACGGGGAACCGAATCCCTGACCAAGAGATCAAAGATAAAATCAAAAAAAACATCCAGGACTTAGAAGAGTTTCTAGAAGACAACCCTCAATCGGGAAAAGCGGGAGAGCCGGGGAAGGATGATCCAAAGGCCGATACTTCGGCCAAAGAAAAACAAAAGAAAAAAGAATCCAAACCGAGTGGGCCAAAACCTGACAAAGATTTAAGTGATCTTGTTGGAGCGCTCAAAGAAGTTTCTGAACTATTTGCTGAATCCATTGCTCGAGCGATCCAATTTGCACAGAGTAGTCCACCACCCAATTTTCCACAAGGTAACCAACCTTTACCTCAACCTTCTTCTCAATTGCCACCACCTCCGCTTCCTCCCAATCCTTCAGATAAAACTGGTGCAAATGAAAAACGTGGTCAAGACAACTCGATATCCACTCCACAACTAAACCAAACAGTAGCAGGAGGAAACCAACTTGTTCACCCCATTGTGTATCAGTTTTTACAATCCTCACCGGGAGGATCTGGGATTGATTCAAAGGCAAATCAAAACCAAGACCAGCTTTTACAATCGTTAAACCAAGGTTTGACGACGGGTGGTCTTGCAGGAGCTGCCCCTGGTTTTCCTGCGGCACCACCTGGTTCCGGAATTGTTGGTCCATTTTATGTTCCTCCTGAGATGCAAGGCCAACCAAGTTTTCCTGGTGTTTCCGGTAGTCCAGGACCATCGGCAGGTCCATCCCAACCACTCGACTTACAAGCGCTTGCTGAACAAATTTCCAAAAAAGATGTTTCGGAACTGGATCTTCCCGAAGATACATTTTTTTCAAATGATTGGAAACAGTTTAAAGACTTACCTCTTGTTGATAGAAGGTCGGGTGATGATAGGAGAAAAAACCCAGACCGACGAACAAACATAGCGGGAAGGAAAGATAGAAGGTCTGGGGAAGATAGACGAAAAAAAAATCGGTTCCAGGAACGAGAAGACTTTTTAAAAAACCAAGCTTTAAAGAAGATTGAGAAAAAAGCGAAAGAACTTGAGGCCAAAGGAGAGGAATCTTCTCTCAATGATTTACTAAAACCTTATTTCCCAGACCAACCCAGCGGAAAACTTCCAGACTTTTTAGATTTAGAGCCAATCAATCTTCCTGACCCCAATGACTTACGTCGGGATGAAAAAGAGCCGCCTCTTCATCCTGGGGAACGCCCCTTAGCGGAAGAACCCAACTGGTTGGAAACAACCACCGATGCACTGCGTCAGGAATTAGAACTCCCCGACCCAGTTGATCCCCAAACTGATCAATTAATTAAGCCAAAATCTGAACCCAAGGAACAAACCGATTCCAATAAATCAGAAACCATAATCGAAACCGACCTGCCAATCCAAGTAGAACTCACTAACCGGCCACTGACCAGTGAGGATTTAAAAATTGGTCTGCCAGATGCTGACGAAGTCTTTCGGGATCGCAAATTAAAGGAAGAGGCTGGTTTCCCGGCAGAAGGGCCCTCCATCGAAGATGCTGAAGCACCTGAAATTGAAATCGTTGATGGTAACTTAGGTGAAATTGCAGATGAAGAATCTCCCATCCCTCTGGATGAAATGGCTGAAAAAGCCACGGAGGACGAACCAGAAAAAATCATCCATGGGGTATTAGAACTCAAACCCCCCGAAGCCGATGATGCTCCATTTTTAACTCTTACTTACGACTTCGGAAAAATTCCCCATGCATTTCGTTTGTCAAAAAATTATTCTATTATGGAATACTCATATTACAAGTACAAACCAATGTTAATGAAGGCACAAGAGTTTGCACGTCGTAAGATGTTAAAGAATGCATTGAATTATTATAGAGTCATTAAATCACAAAATATTCCACCGGAACTTCGTAAGATGATCAATCGAAACATCCGAGACATCACTGAGTTTATGGAAAAATTCTTAATGGCTAAAGGTAACTAACTCCCTGCAACTTTTTTCAATTTTTTCAGTCTAATAAATGTACAAGAGGTATAGTCCGATGAGATTGCGAAACCAAAAATAGGTAAGCAAAAACAAAATATCAAATCCACACTTATCCTAGTTTAGGACAAGACTTGCTTACCTATTTCCCTTTTTGGAAAATAAAGGAGTTTGTCGCATGTCCGATCATATTACCATTCATAATTTAAACTTTCAGTTCGAATCACAACAAGAACCACTATTCCAAAATCTAAACCTTCATTTTTCGAAAGGTTGGACTGGCATTGTCGGAAAAAACGGTAGTGGAAAATCTACTTTAGCGAAGCTCATCTCTGGGGAAATTCTTCCCGACAAGGGCTCCGTCCAAGGAAATGATTTTCTTTTTTCGATTTCGCAAGGAACCGAACTGGCAGATGTGGAACTTACTGATTTTATATACGATGATTCCAATAATACAGGATTTTGGAAGAGTCTTCTCGAAATAAAAATCCAATCGGAAGAAGGTTATGAGTTTCTCAGTTTCGGTGAAAAACGAAGGATACTTTTAGCAATGGCTTTGTCGAAGAATGTGGATGTTTTGATTTTGGATGAACCTACGAACCATCTAGATACAAAAAGCAGCCAAATCATCCGAAATGCGATTTTGCACTTCCAAGGAATTGGAATTCTAATTTGCCACGACAGGTCTTTGTTAGATGAAGTGACTACCTCTTGTGTATTTCTTGAAAAAAACTTTATTTCCCATCGACCCGGAAATTATTCTGCGGGTAAAATGCAGATGCAACGAGAAGCCGAAGAACGGATTCACGATTGGGAAATGGCAAGGACAGAACATAAAAAACTAGAAGCCGAACTGAACCGAAGAAGGGAAGAAGCAAGGCTCTCTCATACACATAGATCAAAGAAAGGACTTGATCTACATGATCATGACGGCCGCCAAAAAAAGAACTTAGCTAGAGTGACTGGAAAGGATGGCCAAGCAGGCCGATTGAAAAACCAAATCGAAAGAAGAACTGAAAATTCCAAACTAAAAGAAAAACAAATTTGGGAAAAACTTCCAGAAAAAGAAAATTTAGGAATTTTATGGAATGGTGTTCCTTCGAAACGAAGCACCTTATTTATGTTTGACGAAGAATCTCTCACTTTGGAATTTCTTTCTTTGTCACTTTCCTCCCATTTGAAAATCCTGCCAGATTCAAAAATTGCGATCACAGGTCCCAATGGTGCAGGTAAGTCCACTCTGCTTCGGTATCTGTTACAATCCTTCCAAGAGAAGGGGATACCATATTTGTATCTTCCTCAGGAATTTTCAAAAAACGAATTAGCCGATTTACTTTGGGAATTTCAAAATTTACCGAATGAAAAAAAAGCTAAGGTTCTTTCTGGGATTCACAGACTCGGAAGTGACCCCAAACGTTTTTCTGAATCGGAGGCACTGAGTCCTGGGGAAGGAAAAAAACTATTCCTCTCGCTTCATTTGGAAAAAAGTCCAGAGGTAATTGTTTTAGACGAACCAACGAACCATTTGGATCTCCAATCTTTGGAAGCAATAGAATCTTCTTTGGCCACACTTGGCACTGCCCTAATATTTGTGAGTCATGATAGGAGGTTTGTGGAAACTTTGGCTAAGGAAGAATGGTGTTTGGAAAACCTGTCGCTTGTTCAAAAACATCTAGACAGAATCTAATCATTGTACTTAGAATAATTCTAAGGAGTGACTTTATGCCACAAGTGACATCACATGCCCCAGATTTTAAAGCAACAGCTGTAATCGGGGACAGTTTTAAAGAAATCAAATTGTCAGATTACAAAGGAAAATGGGTGGTACTGTTTTTCTATCCACTCGATTTTACATTTGTTTGTCCGACAGAAATTATTGAATACGATGCAAAACTCGAAGATTTTAAAAAGATCGGAGCTGAAGTTTTGGGAGTTTCTGTTGATAGCGAATTTTCACACTTAGCTTGGAAAAAAACTGCCAGAAAAGAAGGTGGTATTGGAGAGATCAAATACCCACTCATCGCTGACAAAACAAAAGAAATTGCAAAGGCTTTTGGAGTTCTTATCGAGTCTGGTCCTGATGCAGGAGTTGCTCTTCGAGGAACTTTTATCATAGATCCAGCGGGTATCATTCGCCAAGCAACTGTTAATGACCTACCTGTAGGACGTAACATTGAGGAAGCAGTTCGCCTCATCAAAGCTTTCCAATTTGTGGAAAAACATGGTGAAGTTTGCCCTGCGAATTGGGACGAAGGAAAGAAAACGATGAAAGCAGATCCTACTGGATCCAAAGCTTACTTCGCTTCTGTAAATTAATTTAGGATTCTCTACAAATAGAGAAGGGAAAAACAATGGAATCAACAGCCGACTTAGACAAGGTTTCTTTCGAATTTTACAAACCTGATAATTTTCCAAAGGGACTCACTCGTAAGGTTGTTGAATCCATTTCCCATATTAAAAATGAACCAAGTTGGCTTGCGGAATTTCGTTTAAAGGCTTTTGAAGTTTATGAACAGAAACCGATGCCGACTTGGGGATTCATTCCGCAATTTCATATCAATATAGATGACTATGTACATTACGTAGGTTCCAACCAAAAAAAGAAAAAATCTTGGGACGAAGTGGATCCCGAAATCCTACGTAGTTTTGAAAAATTAGGAATTCCTGAACACGAAAGGAAATACCTAGCTGGAATCGAAACCATGAACGATTCCGAAACCATTTATGCCAATGTCAAAAAGGAACTGACTGACCTTGGGATTATCTTTTGTGACATCGATACGGCAATTAAAGAATATCCAGAACTGGTACGTGAGTATTTGGGGACTGTAGTCACCATTGGTGATAATAAATTTTCAGCACTGAACTCCGCTGTGTTTAGCGGGGGATCTTTTGCTTACATTCCGAAGGGAGTCAAAACTCCTATGCCTCTTCAAGCATACTTTAAAGTAACAGCTGCTAGTTCCGGACAATATGAACGTACACTTCTCATTGCTGATGAGGGTGCGCATTTGGAATACAGCGAAGGTTGTACTTCTGTCCAAGACAAAGGTACCAATTTTCATACCGCTGTTGTGGAACTCGTAGCCAAAAAGAATTCTAAAATCTTTTATACCACCATCCAAAACTGGAAAAAGAATATGTACAATTGGACCGTGAAACGAGGGATCTGCGAAGAAGCCGCTCATATCACTTGGACCGATTGTAATATTGGAGCCAATACCATCAAATACCCAGGAATCATTTTACAAGGGGATCATTCGACTGGTGATGTATTGTCTTTGGCTTTTGCTGGAAGTGGGCAAGTGCAAGATACGGGCGCAAGGATCATCCATGTGGGAAAAAACACTCGTTCCAATATTTTGGCAAAAGGTGTGGCACTCGATGGAGGAATCAATTCTTACCGAGGTCTTGTCAAATTTGAGCCATCTAGCAAAGGATCTTATAGCCATATCAAATGTGATGGACTGATGATGGACAACCGTTCCCAGTCGCACGCCTATCCTTACAATGATGTATCAGGAGAAGAGGGAACTTTAAACTACGAAGCCACTGTCTCTAAAATTGATGACGACCAATTGTTTTACCTTCAATCGCGAGGAATGAGTGAAGACGATGCAAAGTTACTTATCATTAATGGATTTTGTGAAGGTGTCACAAAACATTTGGATGTAGAGTATTCTGTTGAGATGACAAAACTCATCAAAATGATTTTGGAAGATGGAAAGGTGATCGCCGAAAAATAAATTTCGGTCCTTCATTTTCGCCTAGATCCCAGTTTCCATCTCCTTTCGTTTCTGCAACGATGGTTGAATTACCAGTGGCAGTTTGATTCGCTATGGTTTTTATTTCTTAAAAATAAGAAGAGCCACCGCTACACTGGCAATCAAAAGTCCTAAAAATTCTCTGACTTCCTCCACTTCCATACCAAAGTAGGGAGTGTGGGCAAAATAATACCCAGACAAAACGAGATAAATCGGAATGAGTATCCATCCCACAAACTTGGGAACTGGACGAAACAAACTTGCCAGGGCAATGATGGCGACAAATACATAGATCGGGAACCAAAGGTAAGGATCTGGGTCATTCAATTGCAAATAGGCAAAATAAAGGAAAAGGGGAACAGACAGGATTCGAAAGAGTTTCATAGTTTTTTCGTTTAAGTTTTTTGATTGCGGAGAGAAATCCAAGCCAATTATCTTATTGTGGGAACCTAAGTTTATGAAAATCCAAACCTTTGTCTTATTTTCTTTTTTATCTATGTCTGTTTCTTGTGATGATATAGGTCGCAGTATTTTAAAAAATTACAATAAAAAGTATGAAACCGATGGCCAGGTGCTCGGATCCAAACCTCTTTTTATCGGAGTCGATGCAAACCGCAAACAGGTAACCGTTTCTTTACAAGAAGTGGTAAAAGTAAAAGAGCCAACGGACATCCAGTTCCCACCGGGTGACAGTCCCTTTTTATTTGCCCTCGAAAAAACCGGGAATATGATTCTATTCCACAGGGAAAAAAAGACAAGCCGAGTGCTAGCTAAATTTCCTGTGATTACTGACAGTGAAGAGGGGTTACTTGGTTTAACCTTCCATCCCAAATATCCCAAACAGCCAAAGTTATATACCAATTATGTAAAGTCTGTTGCGAATAAAGATGTCACCATAGTTTCTGAATGGGAAGTAGATAATCCATCCGACTTCGATTCCATGAAACTAACAAACGAACGAGTGTTATTGCAAGTGGAGCAGCCTTATCCCAATCACAATGGCGGGCAATTGGCCTTTGGTCCCGATGGACATTTATACATTGGTCTTGGGGATGGCGGTTGGAGAGCGGATCCCAAAAACAACGGACAAAATCCAAACACTCTCCTTGGTTCCATTTTAAGAATTAGTCCCACACCAGATGTAACTTTAAAAAAACCATATTCCATTCCTACAGACAATCCTTTTGTGGGAAAGGCGGGTTTCGCTCCGGAAACCTTTGCATACGGAATTCGAAATCCTTGGAGGATGAGTTTTTCACCTGATGGGCGTTTGCTTGTGGCGGATGTGGGTCAGGATGCTTACGAAGAAGTGGATATCATTCTTTCGGGTAAAAACTATGGTTGGAACCAAACCGAAGGGTTCCATTGTTTTACCGATGGATGTAATCCTGCGCTTTACCAACCACCATTTTATGAATATGGTAGAGACGAAGGACAATCCATCACCGGTGGTTATGTTTATACAGGATCTGCCATTCCAGCATTAAAGGGAATGTATGTGTTTGGAGATTTTATCCAAGGTAAAATTTGGGCAATCCCCGTTCCCAAACCTGGAGAAAATACAAAGGTCACAGAAACGATAGCCCTTGGAAAATGGAACTTACTCATTCCTACTTTTGGTCGGGACAATGAGGGAGAGATTTTTGTGGCAGATTACCAATCAGGAACCATTTATAAAATGGTAAAACCGTAATCTTCGAACCAGACAATGTTTCAATTGATTTATCTTTTTTAGTTTTATGGAAGTTTCTTTAAGTTTCGTTTATGAAAAAACTATTTTCTAAATTGCCGTTTTACATTCGGTTCCATTTACTCCTTGCGGGTCTTGGAATCGTATTTCTTACCATCTACCGTGTCGCTTTTTTTACCATGTATTCTTACAGGATTCATGATAAGTCAACGTGGATTCTGTTGAAAGCCTTTTTAAAAGGGGCGCGGTTTGACATCTCCGTATTGTGTGTGTTACTCGGTGTGAGTTTGTTATATTCGAGTTTGCACTTTTTTAATCGTAATAAAATATATAGAACAGTTTGGCGAACCTTACCTGTTATTTTTATCATTCTGCTTCTTTTTCTTCTCATCGCAGATTTGATTTATTATGAAAACGGAAACAAACATTTAGGATACGAGGCATTTGCTTATCTTGGGTTTGAGATGTTGCCGCTCGTTGGATCTGCTTTTTCCCAAAACCCTTTTCTGTTTTTACTGGGAATTGTTGTGATTGCCGCCATCGGATTTGGAATTTATAAAATCCAATCCAAGTTCCCTTATTCCCATGTAAACTTACATTATAAATGGGCTGGTCTCCAATTCCTCGTGGTACTGGCACTTCTAGTTTTAGGAATCCGTGGGGGAATCCAAACAAGTCCCCTTCGTACCAGTGATGCCATCATCACCAAAGAAACCATCATTAATGATTTGGTTCTAAATCCGGGTTTTACGGTCATCACAGACTTAAAGATGACGAAAGTGGATGACCGCCATTTTATGAAGTTAACCGAGGCGAGTGCGATTGTTCAAAAGGAAGTGGCTTATCCCGGCGCAAACTTTGTCAGCCAAGAATACCCACTCCTTCGGAAAACAACGGTTCATTCAAACAAACCTTTGCCTCATATTGTTGTGGTGGTGCTTGAAGGATGGACGGGAAAGTTCATTGATATCATTGGGACTGGAAAAGTGGATGGGAAGGTAGTCACACCTTACTTCAACCAACTCATTCGCCAGGGAATGTTTTTTAAAAACTTTTTTGCCAGTGGGGGAAGGACCACAAACGGCCTTATGGCATTGATGGGTGGAATTCCTGATAGACCAGGTCTCACGGCAGTTCGTACACCGCAAATCCTCAATCGATTTTCTGGACTTGGGAATATTGCAAAAACCATTGGGTATGAAACTTTATTTGTAACAGGAACCGATCTTAGTTTTAATAACAAAGGAAGTATCATGTACCATTGGGGGTTTGATACTCTGGTCGGCAAAACCGAGTTAGAAAAAAATCCCGAATACAA
Protein-coding regions in this window:
- a CDS encoding PaaI family thioesterase — protein: MKSVAKKNLSFASSPDNADGLQLKITFDEDTKTAFGDYTCPEKYQGLPDQIHPGIISTILDEIMVKINEAMNFETTTGELTIRFLQPAKVNEPLHLRGWFVKKNKKIIENRAEIENEIGKIVARGKGKYIEAED
- a CDS encoding ATP-binding cassette domain-containing protein encodes the protein MSDHITIHNLNFQFESQQEPLFQNLNLHFSKGWTGIVGKNGSGKSTLAKLISGEILPDKGSVQGNDFLFSISQGTELADVELTDFIYDDSNNTGFWKSLLEIKIQSEEGYEFLSFGEKRRILLAMALSKNVDVLILDEPTNHLDTKSSQIIRNAILHFQGIGILICHDRSLLDEVTTSCVFLEKNFISHRPGNYSAGKMQMQREAEERIHDWEMARTEHKKLEAELNRRREEARLSHTHRSKKGLDLHDHDGRQKKNLARVTGKDGQAGRLKNQIERRTENSKLKEKQIWEKLPEKENLGILWNGVPSKRSTLFMFDEESLTLEFLSLSLSSHLKILPDSKIAITGPNGAGKSTLLRYLLQSFQEKGIPYLYLPQEFSKNELADLLWEFQNLPNEKKAKVLSGIHRLGSDPKRFSESEALSPGEGKKLFLSLHLEKSPEVIVLDEPTNHLDLQSLEAIESSLATLGTALIFVSHDRRFVETLAKEEWCLENLSLVQKHLDRI
- a CDS encoding peroxiredoxin; translation: MPQVTSHAPDFKATAVIGDSFKEIKLSDYKGKWVVLFFYPLDFTFVCPTEIIEYDAKLEDFKKIGAEVLGVSVDSEFSHLAWKKTARKEGGIGEIKYPLIADKTKEIAKAFGVLIESGPDAGVALRGTFIIDPAGIIRQATVNDLPVGRNIEEAVRLIKAFQFVEKHGEVCPANWDEGKKTMKADPTGSKAYFASVN
- the sufB gene encoding Fe-S cluster assembly protein SufB, translating into MESTADLDKVSFEFYKPDNFPKGLTRKVVESISHIKNEPSWLAEFRLKAFEVYEQKPMPTWGFIPQFHINIDDYVHYVGSNQKKKKSWDEVDPEILRSFEKLGIPEHERKYLAGIETMNDSETIYANVKKELTDLGIIFCDIDTAIKEYPELVREYLGTVVTIGDNKFSALNSAVFSGGSFAYIPKGVKTPMPLQAYFKVTAASSGQYERTLLIADEGAHLEYSEGCTSVQDKGTNFHTAVVELVAKKNSKIFYTTIQNWKKNMYNWTVKRGICEEAAHITWTDCNIGANTIKYPGIILQGDHSTGDVLSLAFAGSGQVQDTGARIIHVGKNTRSNILAKGVALDGGINSYRGLVKFEPSSKGSYSHIKCDGLMMDNRSQSHAYPYNDVSGEEGTLNYEATVSKIDDDQLFYLQSRGMSEDDAKLLIINGFCEGVTKHLDVEYSVEMTKLIKMILEDGKVIAEK
- a CDS encoding transmembrane 220 family protein, coding for MKLFRILSVPLFLYFAYLQLNDPDPYLWFPIYVFVAIIALASLFRPVPKFVGWILIPIYLVLSGYYFAHTPYFGMEVEEVREFLGLLIASVAVALLIFKK
- a CDS encoding PQQ-dependent sugar dehydrogenase, producing the protein MKIQTFVLFSFLSMSVSCDDIGRSILKNYNKKYETDGQVLGSKPLFIGVDANRKQVTVSLQEVVKVKEPTDIQFPPGDSPFLFALEKTGNMILFHREKKTSRVLAKFPVITDSEEGLLGLTFHPKYPKQPKLYTNYVKSVANKDVTIVSEWEVDNPSDFDSMKLTNERVLLQVEQPYPNHNGGQLAFGPDGHLYIGLGDGGWRADPKNNGQNPNTLLGSILRISPTPDVTLKKPYSIPTDNPFVGKAGFAPETFAYGIRNPWRMSFSPDGRLLVADVGQDAYEEVDIILSGKNYGWNQTEGFHCFTDGCNPALYQPPFYEYGRDEGQSITGGYVYTGSAIPALKGMYVFGDFIQGKIWAIPVPKPGENTKVTETIALGKWNLLIPTFGRDNEGEIFVADYQSGTIYKMVKP
- a CDS encoding LTA synthase family protein, whose translation is MKKLFSKLPFYIRFHLLLAGLGIVFLTIYRVAFFTMYSYRIHDKSTWILLKAFLKGARFDISVLCVLLGVSLLYSSLHFFNRNKIYRTVWRTLPVIFIILLLFLLIADLIYYENGNKHLGYEAFAYLGFEMLPLVGSAFSQNPFLFLLGIVVIAAIGFGIYKIQSKFPYSHVNLHYKWAGLQFLVVLALLVLGIRGGIQTSPLRTSDAIITKETIINDLVLNPGFTVITDLKMTKVDDRHFMKLTEASAIVQKEVAYPGANFVSQEYPLLRKTTVHSNKPLPHIVVVVLEGWTGKFIDIIGTGKVDGKVVTPYFNQLIRQGMFFKNFFASGGRTTNGLMALMGGIPDRPGLTAVRTPQILNRFSGLGNIAKTIGYETLFVTGTDLSFNNKGSIMYHWGFDTLVGKTELEKNPEYKTGPWSYLDEASLDAMHKRLLNVKPEKPIVSVIHTGTTHYPYKVPDEKYRLFESTTQDSEYLNVLHYADFALNEFMEKAKKAPYFKDTIFFFVSDHSHHRFLNYYEDRNVPLLIYAPGKIKPELREDITSQLDLIPTILGFMEREVYFSVMGRDLRKVKGTSAYFAYGNIFGWIADDFLYYQSVSGGQGETKTIQPPFVDLGLCYKDINLCKKHGDKTKAFLNLGDELLKSNKLFPSESVLKEIKN